A genomic window from Flavobacterium phycosphaerae includes:
- a CDS encoding SusE domain-containing protein, whose amino-acid sequence MKNIVKTIIFAALVTGFFSCEDDNDPVVAANGFELRKDATVTPPTVLTDATATDVFGKFEWDKANNGPATVSTYTLQVFDHNDTSLSNPVEYTGDGLEVTTTSRKASLTVAEFNNLINSLPTYKCSEMDIDIRIKSTLGTNPNPFIQYSNPINVKVTGYSLKLPVIALVKDGNTPSTEPRIAASTPASNSDYEGYMYLEAGNYKFYQPDACQDFASALVYGGSAGTLDSSASAASIAVATAGHYLVKVNLATNTYTLSRFTTFGIFGRATRSGLGFDNQVPFDYDATTKIWSYELDLLKGKKFKFKSNLWTGTIVVPTLPNPPYAPGTATTSVSILGKTATPFTLQENNLAGSGEITVPGADDGTREKYRIELDVSNPRKYTYKMTKI is encoded by the coding sequence ATGAAAAATATAGTAAAAACGATAATTTTCGCGGCATTGGTTACCGGATTTTTTTCCTGTGAGGATGATAATGACCCCGTAGTTGCTGCCAACGGTTTTGAACTAAGAAAAGATGCTACAGTTACTCCACCCACAGTTTTGACCGATGCAACGGCTACCGATGTTTTTGGAAAATTTGAATGGGATAAAGCAAATAATGGTCCAGCTACGGTTTCAACATACACGTTGCAGGTTTTTGATCATAATGATACCTCTTTGTCTAATCCGGTTGAATATACCGGAGATGGTTTGGAAGTAACCACTACATCAAGAAAAGCCAGTTTAACAGTGGCTGAATTTAATAACTTAATTAATAGCTTGCCTACTTATAAATGTAGTGAAATGGATATTGATATAAGAATAAAATCAACTTTAGGAACTAATCCTAATCCGTTTATTCAATACTCTAATCCAATTAATGTAAAAGTTACGGGCTATTCATTAAAATTACCTGTAATTGCTTTGGTAAAGGATGGAAATACGCCTTCAACAGAACCAAGAATAGCGGCGTCAACTCCTGCTTCCAATTCGGATTATGAGGGCTATATGTATTTAGAAGCCGGTAATTATAAATTTTACCAACCGGATGCTTGTCAAGATTTTGCATCGGCATTAGTTTACGGAGGTTCAGCAGGGACATTAGATTCCAGTGCCAGTGCCGCAAGTATAGCTGTAGCAACTGCCGGACATTATTTGGTAAAAGTTAATTTGGCTACAAATACTTATACTCTTTCTCGATTTACCACTTTTGGAATTTTTGGTAGAGCCACCAGATCCGGTCTTGGTTTTGATAATCAGGTTCCCTTTGACTACGATGCAACCACCAAAATTTGGTCATATGAATTGGATTTATTGAAAGGCAAAAAATTTAAGTTCAAATCTAATCTTTGGACAGGTACCATAGTTGTTCCTACACTTCCAAACCCGCCATATGCACCGGGAACTGCAACCACTTCGGTATCTATATTAGGAAAAACGGCAACACCATTCACTTTACAGGAAAACAACCTTGCCGGTTCAGGTGAGATAACCGTTCCGGGAGCAGATGATGGCACCAGAGAGAAATATAGAATAGAATTAGATGTAAGTAATCCGAGAAAGTATACCTATAAAATGACTAAAATATAG